The following coding sequences lie in one Xanthomonas hortorum pv. pelargonii genomic window:
- a CDS encoding benzoate/H(+) symporter BenE family transporter gives MLPSRSLLRDLSLPAIAAGFVTVLVGFASSAVIVFEAARHLGADQAQIASWMWALGIGMGVTCIGLSLRYRVPVVTAWSTPGAAMLIGSAAGVPLREAVGAFVVAAVLGMVAGFSGLFERAIRRIPISLASGMLAGVLLRFGLDLFVAMQSQVMLALAMLATYLAGRRWFARYAVIATLLVGIAIAASGGLLHWTAVQIELAHPVLVMPSLSWAALFGLAIPLFVVTMASQNVPGVAVIRASGYTVPISPTIGWIGAVNTLLAPFGGFALNLAAITAAICMGREAHEDPARRYVAAVSAGVFYVVIGLFGATVAAVFAAFPRELVMAIAGIALLGTIGNSLAAALREDSEREAALITFLVTASGLTLGGIGASFWGLVAGTITLLVLRPRA, from the coding sequence ATGCTTCCCTCCCGCAGCCTGCTCCGCGATCTGTCCCTGCCTGCGATTGCTGCAGGCTTTGTCACGGTGCTGGTGGGTTTTGCCAGCTCGGCGGTGATCGTGTTCGAGGCGGCACGCCATCTGGGGGCGGATCAGGCGCAGATCGCCTCATGGATGTGGGCGCTCGGGATCGGCATGGGGGTGACCTGCATTGGATTGTCGCTGCGCTATCGCGTGCCGGTGGTGACGGCGTGGTCCACGCCGGGTGCGGCGATGCTGATCGGCAGTGCGGCCGGTGTGCCGTTGCGTGAGGCGGTCGGTGCGTTTGTGGTGGCTGCAGTGCTTGGCATGGTGGCGGGTTTCTCGGGGTTGTTCGAGCGGGCGATCCGGCGCATTCCGATCTCGCTGGCCTCGGGCATGTTGGCCGGGGTGTTGTTGCGCTTTGGGCTGGATCTGTTCGTGGCGATGCAGAGTCAGGTGATGTTGGCACTGGCGATGCTGGCGACCTATCTGGCCGGGCGGCGCTGGTTTGCGCGTTATGCGGTGATTGCGACGTTGCTGGTCGGCATCGCGATTGCGGCCAGTGGCGGGCTATTGCACTGGACGGCGGTGCAGATCGAATTGGCCCATCCGGTGCTGGTAATGCCGTCACTGTCGTGGGCGGCGCTGTTCGGGCTGGCGATTCCGTTGTTCGTGGTCACCATGGCCTCGCAGAACGTGCCGGGTGTGGCGGTGATTCGGGCCTCCGGCTATACGGTGCCGATCTCGCCGACGATCGGCTGGATCGGTGCGGTCAATACGCTGCTAGCGCCATTCGGCGGCTTTGCCTTGAACCTGGCGGCGATCACCGCTGCGATCTGCATGGGACGCGAGGCGCATGAAGATCCGGCGCGGCGTTATGTGGCTGCGGTCAGTGCGGGCGTGTTCTATGTGGTGATCGGCCTGTTCGGCGCGACCGTGGCGGCGGTGTTTGCCGCCTTTCCGCGCGAGCTGGTGATGGCGATCGCCGGGATCGCGTTGTTGGGCACGATCGGCAACAGCCTGGCGGCGGCCTTGCGCGAAGACAGCGAGCGCGAGGCGGCGCTGATCACCTTTCTGGTCACGGCGTCCGGGCTGACGCTGGGCGGGATCGGTGCCTCGTTCTGGGGCCTGGTGGCCGGAACGATCACCTTGTTGGTGTTGCGGCCGCGGGCTTAG
- the bphP gene encoding bacteriophytochrome BphP — protein sequence MNQPTEPLNMDACAREPIHIPGLIQPYGVLLVIEPADGRIVQASTTAAELLGVPLAELLGMPYTQVLELPGEQPFAVDDQAQHLLHAEVRFPRRAAPTDHPWVAAWHLYPEQWLVEIEPRDARLMDVTLREALPLLRSIERDPGIDEAAVRAAKGLRNMIGFDRVMIYRFDEEWNGEVIAEARNPELVAYLGQRYPSTDIPAQARALYLRNRVRQIADVGYQSAAIEPTLHPRLGTPVDLSDVSLRSVSPVHLEYLANMGVSATLVSSLVVNDVLWGLIACHHYSPHFTSHAMRDATDAVTRALAGRIGALQAVERARMESVLLTVREKLITDFNDAAQMTVEMLADMAPDLMDVVDADGVAIFHGKEISRHGTAPDAAALRRIRDHIESAHHVALREDAVGALHVEAIGEVFPELADLAPLAAGFIFVPLMPQSRSALLWTRREQVQTVNWAGNPQLAKLADIPNSRLSPRKSFDLWQETVRGRARRWSPLHLESARSLRVLIELMERKRFQQDFTLLEASLSRLRDGVAIIERGVTTAAHRLMFINPAFAELIQTEVADLIGCYILTLLASDAARSKVELLEEALRQGRAAYVTLPLRAPGGSPVYRQFHLEPLPSPSGVTAHWLLQLRDPE from the coding sequence GTGAACCAGCCAACCGAACCTTTGAATATGGATGCCTGCGCCCGCGAGCCGATCCACATTCCCGGCCTGATCCAGCCCTACGGCGTGCTGCTGGTGATCGAGCCGGCCGATGGACGCATCGTGCAGGCCAGCACCACTGCCGCCGAGTTGCTCGGCGTGCCGCTGGCCGAACTGTTGGGCATGCCCTACACGCAAGTGCTTGAACTGCCCGGCGAGCAGCCGTTCGCGGTCGACGACCAGGCGCAACACCTATTACATGCCGAGGTGCGTTTCCCCAGGCGCGCCGCGCCCACCGATCACCCATGGGTGGCCGCCTGGCATCTGTATCCGGAGCAATGGCTGGTCGAAATCGAACCGCGCGACGCCCGCCTGATGGACGTCACCCTGCGCGAGGCGCTGCCGCTGTTGCGCAGCATCGAGCGCGATCCCGGTATCGACGAAGCGGCGGTGCGTGCGGCCAAGGGCCTGCGCAACATGATCGGTTTTGATCGGGTGATGATTTACCGCTTCGACGAAGAGTGGAACGGCGAAGTCATTGCCGAGGCGCGCAACCCCGAATTGGTGGCCTATCTCGGCCAGCGTTACCCGTCCACCGACATTCCCGCGCAGGCGCGCGCGCTGTACCTGCGCAACCGCGTCCGCCAGATTGCCGATGTCGGCTACCAGTCCGCCGCAATCGAGCCCACCTTGCATCCGCGCCTGGGCACGCCGGTGGATCTGAGCGATGTCAGCCTGCGGAGCGTCTCGCCGGTGCATCTGGAATATCTGGCCAACATGGGCGTGAGTGCCACCCTGGTCTCCTCGCTCGTGGTCAACGACGTGCTGTGGGGGCTGATCGCCTGCCACCACTACAGCCCGCACTTCACCAGCCACGCCATGCGCGATGCCACCGATGCGGTCACGCGCGCGCTGGCCGGTCGCATCGGCGCCTTGCAGGCGGTCGAGCGTGCCCGCATGGAATCGGTGCTGCTCACCGTGCGCGAAAAGCTGATCACCGACTTCAACGACGCCGCCCAGATGACGGTGGAGATGCTCGCCGATATGGCGCCTGACCTGATGGACGTGGTGGATGCTGACGGCGTGGCGATCTTCCATGGCAAGGAGATCAGCCGCCACGGCACCGCGCCCGATGCCGCCGCGCTGCGGCGCATCCGCGACCACATCGAATCCGCACACCACGTCGCCCTGCGCGAGGATGCCGTCGGCGCCCTGCATGTGGAGGCGATCGGCGAGGTATTTCCCGAGCTGGCCGATCTGGCACCGCTGGCCGCCGGTTTCATTTTCGTGCCGCTGATGCCGCAGTCGCGCAGCGCCTTGCTGTGGACCCGCCGCGAACAGGTGCAGACGGTCAACTGGGCCGGCAATCCGCAGCTTGCCAAGCTGGCGGACATTCCCAACTCGCGCCTTTCGCCACGCAAGAGCTTCGATCTCTGGCAGGAAACCGTGCGTGGCCGCGCGCGTCGCTGGTCGCCGCTGCACCTGGAGTCGGCCCGCAGCCTGCGTGTGTTGATCGAACTGATGGAGCGCAAGCGCTTCCAGCAGGATTTCACCCTGCTCGAAGCCTCGCTGTCGCGTCTGCGCGACGGCGTGGCCATCATCGAACGTGGCGTAACCACGGCCGCGCACCGGCTGATGTTCATCAACCCGGCGTTCGCAGAGCTCATCCAGACCGAAGTGGCCGACCTGATCGGTTGCTACATCCTGACCCTGCTGGCCAGCGATGCCGCCCGGTCCAAGGTGGAACTGCTCGAAGAGGCGCTGCGGCAAGGCCGCGCCGCCTACGTCACCTTGCCGCTGCGCGCGCCCGGCGGCTCACCGGTCTACCGCCAATTCCATCTCGAACCGCTGCCCAGCCCTAGCGGCGTCACCGCGCACTGGCTGCTGCAGCTACGCGATCCCGAATAA
- a CDS encoding biliverdin-producing heme oxygenase — translation MPSDALAVPPSAAFVLRDATQGVHCLVEAIPLMQALGQGRVDRDAYALILRRHYALLAGFEEQLSDWLNTLVGTDWHYRRRVPALREDLRTLGQQPDAPIAPPVVDNESARWGMLYVIEGSQLGGRMISRALRKQQPALADALRYFELADNDPAGWRHFQTMLNQRLDTPCTRNAAIDGAQSMFAHFHTCLAAEPRP, via the coding sequence ATGCCTTCCGACGCCTTGGCAGTTCCGCCCTCGGCCGCGTTCGTGCTGCGCGATGCCACTCAGGGCGTCCATTGCCTGGTCGAAGCGATCCCGCTGATGCAGGCATTGGGGCAGGGACGCGTCGATCGCGATGCCTATGCGCTGATCCTGCGCCGGCACTACGCGTTGCTGGCCGGCTTCGAAGAACAACTGAGCGATTGGCTCAACACGCTGGTTGGGACTGACTGGCACTATCGCCGCCGTGTGCCAGCCTTGCGCGAGGATTTGCGCACGCTGGGCCAACAGCCGGATGCGCCCATTGCACCACCCGTCGTCGATAACGAATCCGCGCGCTGGGGCATGCTGTACGTCATCGAAGGCTCGCAACTGGGCGGCCGCATGATCTCGCGCGCCTTGCGCAAGCAGCAGCCCGCATTGGCCGATGCCTTGCGCTATTTCGAACTGGCCGACAACGATCCGGCCGGCTGGCGCCATTTCCAGACCATGCTCAACCAACGTCTCGACACGCCTTGCACACGCAACGCCGCCATCGACGGTGCGCAGTCCATGTTTGCCCACTTCCACACCTGCCTCGCAGCGGAGCCGCGCCCGTGA